One segment of Triticum aestivum cultivar Chinese Spring chromosome 2A, IWGSC CS RefSeq v2.1, whole genome shotgun sequence DNA contains the following:
- the LOC123189049 gene encoding 2,3-dimethylmalate lyase, translated as MAARAPYFAPEEGARGIRPGESPAAALRRILATPGAHQAPCCFDALGARLVERAGFPICFMGGFCVSAARLGLPDVGLISYGEMVDQGRLITEAVSVPVIGDGDNGYGNSMNIKRTVKGYINAGLAGIMLEDQVAPKACGHTEGRKVISREEAVMHIKAAIDARKESASDIVIVARTDSRQAVSLDEALWRVQAFADAGADVLFIDALASIEEMKAFCAVAPGVPKMANMLEGGGKTPILTPAELKEIGFSLVVYPLSLIGVAMRAMEDALLAIKGGGVPPPASLPSFQEIKDTLGFNRYYQEDKQYTVPQAEPSMPTGNP; from the exons ATGGCAGCCCGCGCCCCTTACTTCGCCCCCGAGGAAGGCGCGCGGGGCATCCGCCCAGGGGAGTCACCTGCCGCGGCGCTCCGCCGGATCCTGGCGACGCCAGGCGCTCACCAGGCGCCCTGCTGCTTCGACGCGCTCGGCGCCCGCCTCGTCGAGCGCGCGGGGTTCCCGATCTGCTTCATGGGCG GTTTCTGTGTTTCTGCCGCACGACTTGGATTGCCAGATGTTGGATTAATCTCCTATGGAGAAATGGTTGATCAAGGGCGTCTAATCACTGAAGCAGTTTCAGTCCCCGTGATTGGTGATGGAGACAATGGTTACGGAAATTCTATGAACATCAAGAGAACTGTAAAAGGATATATTAATGCTGGGTTAGCTGGAATCATGCTTGAAGATCAG GTGGCACCAAAAGCATGTGGACACACTGAAGGAAGGAAAGTCATCTCGAGGGAGGAAGCGGTCATGCACATAAAAGCTGCTATAGACGCTAGAAAGGAGAGTGCCTCTGACATTGTTATTGTGGCGAGGACAGATTCCCGTCAAGCTGTTTCTCTTGATGAAGCATTATGGAGAGTTCAGGCCTTTGCTGATGCTGGAGCAGATGTTCTATTTATTGATGCCCTTGCTTCAATAGAAGAGATGAAGGCATTCTGTGCGGTTGCACCTGGAGTACCAAAGATG GCAAACATGTTAGAAGGTGGTGGTAAAACTCCCATATTGACCCCTGCTGAACTCAAGGAGATTGGTTTTAGCCTTGTAGTCTATCCGTTGTCCCTAATTGGGGTGGCAATGCGTGCAATGGAG GATGCTCTACTCGCCATAAAAGGTGGTGGCGTACCCCCACCTGCCAGCCTGCCATCTTTTCAGGAGATCAAGGATACTCTAGGGTTCAACCGCTATTACCAGGAAGATAAACAGTACACTGTCCCGCAAGCCGAGCCATCAATGCCAACTG GTAACCCGTAG